A window from Cinclus cinclus chromosome 4, bCinCin1.1, whole genome shotgun sequence encodes these proteins:
- the STRAP gene encoding serine-threonine kinase receptor-associated protein isoform X3 — protein MLRQGDTGDWIGTFLGHKGAVWGATLNTDATKAATAAADFTAKVWDAVSGDELITLAHKHIVKSVDFTQDSNYLLTGGQDKLLRIYDLSKPEAEPDVVSGHTSGIKKALWSSDDKQILSADDKTVRLWDRSTMTEVKSLNVAMSVSSMEYVPEGQILVITYGKTIAFHSAETLEQIKSFEAPATINSASLHPAKECLVAGGEDFKLYKYDYNTGEELESYKGHFGPIHCVRFSPDGELYASGSEDGTLRLWQTTVGKTYGLWKCVVPEEENAEAAKARTTLPGTAEEEIVAEEIASENSDTVYSSTPEVKA, from the exons ATGCTGCGCCAGGGAGACACGGGAGACTGGATTGGCACGTTTCTGGGTCATAAGGGTGCTGTTTGGGGTGCCACCCTGAACACAGATGCCaccaaagcagccacagcagcagcagattttaCAGC CAAAGTGTGGGATGCTGTGTCAGGCGATGAACTGATCACACTGGCTCACAAACACATTGTCAAAAGTGTGGATTTTACACAG GATAGCAATTATCTGTTAACAGGTGGACAAGATAAGCTCTTGCGTATCTATGACTTGAGCAAGCCAGAAGCAG aacCTGATGTTGTCAGTGGACATACTTCTGGTATTAAAAAGGCTTTGTGGAGCAGTGATGACAAACAGATTCTTTCAGCTGATGACAAAACTGTCCG cCTCTGGGACCGGAGTACCATGACTGAGGTGAAGTCACTAAATGTGGCAATGTCAGTGAGCAGCATGGAGTATGTTCCAGAAGGACAGATACTGGTGATAACCTATGGGAAGACTATTGCTTTTCATAGTGCAGAAAC TCTAGAGCAGATTAAATCATTTGAAGCACCTGCTACAATCAATTCTGCATCACTTCACCCTGCGAAAGAATGTTTGGTTGCAGGTGGTGAAGATTTTAAACTCTATAAATATGACTATAATACAGGAGAAGAATTAG AATCTTACAAAGGGCACTTTGGTCCCATTCACTGCGTGCGATTTAGCCCCGATGGAGAGTTATATGCAAGTGGCTCTGAGGATGGCACACTAAGGCTGTGGCAGACAACAGTAGGGAAAACCTATGGCCTTTGGAAGTGTGTAGTTCCTG AAGAGGAGaatgcagaagcagcaaaagcaaGGACTACCCTTCCAGGAACTGCAGAGGAGGAAATAG TTGCAGAAGAAATTGCCTCTGAAAACTCAGATACAGTGTACAGCTCAACTCCTGAAGTGAAAGCCTGA
- the STRAP gene encoding serine-threonine kinase receptor-associated protein isoform X2: MAMRQTPLTCSGHTRPVVDLAFSGVTPYGYFLISACKDGKPMLRQGDTGDWIGTFLGHKGAVWGATLNTDATKAATAAADFTAKVWDAVSGDELITLAHKHIVKSVDFTQDSNYLLTGGQDKLLRIYDLSKPEAEPDVVSGHTSGIKKALWSSDDKQILSADDKTVRLWDRSTMTEVKSLNVAMSVSSMEYVPEGQILVITYGKTIAFHSAETLEQIKSFEAPATINSASLHPAKECLVAGGEDFKLYKYDYNTGEELESYKGHFGPIHCVRFSPDGELYASGSEDGTLRLWQTTVGKTYGLWKCVVPEEENAEAAKARTTLPGTAEEEIEEIASENSDTVYSSTPEVKA; the protein is encoded by the exons ATGGCCATGAGGCAGACCCCGCTCACCTGCTCCGGCCACACCCGGCCCGTGGTGGACCTGGCCTTTAGCGGCGTCACCCCCTACGGATATTTCCTCATCAGCGCCTGCAAGG ATGGCAAGCCTATGCTGCGCCAGGGAGACACGGGAGACTGGATTGGCACGTTTCTGGGTCATAAGGGTGCTGTTTGGGGTGCCACCCTGAACACAGATGCCaccaaagcagccacagcagcagcagattttaCAGC CAAAGTGTGGGATGCTGTGTCAGGCGATGAACTGATCACACTGGCTCACAAACACATTGTCAAAAGTGTGGATTTTACACAG GATAGCAATTATCTGTTAACAGGTGGACAAGATAAGCTCTTGCGTATCTATGACTTGAGCAAGCCAGAAGCAG aacCTGATGTTGTCAGTGGACATACTTCTGGTATTAAAAAGGCTTTGTGGAGCAGTGATGACAAACAGATTCTTTCAGCTGATGACAAAACTGTCCG cCTCTGGGACCGGAGTACCATGACTGAGGTGAAGTCACTAAATGTGGCAATGTCAGTGAGCAGCATGGAGTATGTTCCAGAAGGACAGATACTGGTGATAACCTATGGGAAGACTATTGCTTTTCATAGTGCAGAAAC TCTAGAGCAGATTAAATCATTTGAAGCACCTGCTACAATCAATTCTGCATCACTTCACCCTGCGAAAGAATGTTTGGTTGCAGGTGGTGAAGATTTTAAACTCTATAAATATGACTATAATACAGGAGAAGAATTAG AATCTTACAAAGGGCACTTTGGTCCCATTCACTGCGTGCGATTTAGCCCCGATGGAGAGTTATATGCAAGTGGCTCTGAGGATGGCACACTAAGGCTGTGGCAGACAACAGTAGGGAAAACCTATGGCCTTTGGAAGTGTGTAGTTCCTG AAGAGGAGaatgcagaagcagcaaaagcaaGGACTACCCTTCCAGGAACTGCAGAGGAGGAAATAG AAGAAATTGCCTCTGAAAACTCAGATACAGTGTACAGCTCAACTCCTGAAGTGAAAGCCTGA
- the STRAP gene encoding serine-threonine kinase receptor-associated protein isoform X1 translates to MAMRQTPLTCSGHTRPVVDLAFSGVTPYGYFLISACKDGKPMLRQGDTGDWIGTFLGHKGAVWGATLNTDATKAATAAADFTAKVWDAVSGDELITLAHKHIVKSVDFTQDSNYLLTGGQDKLLRIYDLSKPEAEPDVVSGHTSGIKKALWSSDDKQILSADDKTVRLWDRSTMTEVKSLNVAMSVSSMEYVPEGQILVITYGKTIAFHSAETLEQIKSFEAPATINSASLHPAKECLVAGGEDFKLYKYDYNTGEELESYKGHFGPIHCVRFSPDGELYASGSEDGTLRLWQTTVGKTYGLWKCVVPEEENAEAAKARTTLPGTAEEEIVAEEIASENSDTVYSSTPEVKA, encoded by the exons ATGGCCATGAGGCAGACCCCGCTCACCTGCTCCGGCCACACCCGGCCCGTGGTGGACCTGGCCTTTAGCGGCGTCACCCCCTACGGATATTTCCTCATCAGCGCCTGCAAGG ATGGCAAGCCTATGCTGCGCCAGGGAGACACGGGAGACTGGATTGGCACGTTTCTGGGTCATAAGGGTGCTGTTTGGGGTGCCACCCTGAACACAGATGCCaccaaagcagccacagcagcagcagattttaCAGC CAAAGTGTGGGATGCTGTGTCAGGCGATGAACTGATCACACTGGCTCACAAACACATTGTCAAAAGTGTGGATTTTACACAG GATAGCAATTATCTGTTAACAGGTGGACAAGATAAGCTCTTGCGTATCTATGACTTGAGCAAGCCAGAAGCAG aacCTGATGTTGTCAGTGGACATACTTCTGGTATTAAAAAGGCTTTGTGGAGCAGTGATGACAAACAGATTCTTTCAGCTGATGACAAAACTGTCCG cCTCTGGGACCGGAGTACCATGACTGAGGTGAAGTCACTAAATGTGGCAATGTCAGTGAGCAGCATGGAGTATGTTCCAGAAGGACAGATACTGGTGATAACCTATGGGAAGACTATTGCTTTTCATAGTGCAGAAAC TCTAGAGCAGATTAAATCATTTGAAGCACCTGCTACAATCAATTCTGCATCACTTCACCCTGCGAAAGAATGTTTGGTTGCAGGTGGTGAAGATTTTAAACTCTATAAATATGACTATAATACAGGAGAAGAATTAG AATCTTACAAAGGGCACTTTGGTCCCATTCACTGCGTGCGATTTAGCCCCGATGGAGAGTTATATGCAAGTGGCTCTGAGGATGGCACACTAAGGCTGTGGCAGACAACAGTAGGGAAAACCTATGGCCTTTGGAAGTGTGTAGTTCCTG AAGAGGAGaatgcagaagcagcaaaagcaaGGACTACCCTTCCAGGAACTGCAGAGGAGGAAATAG TTGCAGAAGAAATTGCCTCTGAAAACTCAGATACAGTGTACAGCTCAACTCCTGAAGTGAAAGCCTGA